A single window of Treponema denticola ATCC 35405 DNA harbors:
- a CDS encoding sulfite exporter TauE/SafE family protein, producing MYISLQAMIFLCFCVFLAGFVDSAAGGGGLISIPAYFFVGLPAHMAIGCNKFSAACGTTFSAFRFFKHGALEWRIALVSALFSFISSYLGMKIALGIDQVFLKKAMILILPAIAVILLLKRNFGNENKSKEIPQKKTFVLAALIGACVGFYDGLIGPGTGTIAIIAYSAWMKYDLKTASGNAKLLNLASNYASLTAVLINNKVIFSIAIPAAVCGIIGNYLGAGFALKKGAAFIRPLMIVVIILLFAKLFYDVFGKMILGLF from the coding sequence ATGTATATATCTTTACAGGCAATGATTTTTTTATGTTTTTGTGTTTTTCTTGCAGGTTTTGTAGATTCGGCTGCCGGCGGCGGAGGCCTTATTTCTATTCCGGCCTATTTTTTTGTAGGGCTTCCGGCTCATATGGCTATAGGCTGCAATAAGTTTTCGGCAGCATGCGGGACAACTTTTTCGGCTTTTCGGTTTTTTAAACATGGAGCTCTTGAGTGGCGTATAGCCTTAGTCTCTGCCTTATTTTCTTTTATTTCTTCCTATCTGGGAATGAAAATTGCCTTGGGAATAGACCAAGTTTTTCTAAAAAAAGCTATGATTTTAATACTTCCGGCAATAGCTGTTATTCTTTTGCTAAAACGGAATTTCGGCAATGAAAATAAATCAAAGGAAATACCTCAAAAAAAGACTTTTGTTTTGGCGGCCTTGATCGGTGCTTGTGTAGGTTTTTATGACGGGCTTATAGGGCCGGGAACAGGTACGATTGCAATTATCGCTTATTCTGCATGGATGAAGTATGACCTAAAAACGGCATCGGGGAATGCTAAACTTTTAAACCTTGCTTCAAACTATGCTTCGTTGACAGCCGTTCTCATAAATAATAAGGTTATTTTTTCAATTGCAATTCCTGCTGCTGTTTGCGGTATTATCGGTAATTACTTAGGTGCCGGATTTGCTTTAAAGAAAGGAGCTGCATTTATCAGGCCTCTTATGATTGTTGTTATAATTTTATTGTTTGCAAAATTATTTTATGATGTATTCGGTAAGATGATATTAGGATTATTTTAA
- a CDS encoding DMT family transporter: protein MKLTSKQKGIMFLILSALCFASMNLSAKLAGSLPSMQKAFFRNLIAAAVSFTVLINSKEKFHLNKKNLPFFFMRAIFGTMGIVGNFYAIEHMLLADASILAKLAPFFAILFSFLFLKEKIKLYQILAVITAFSASLLIIKPAFADTGHVIAALVGACGGMMAGAAYTCVRCLSLKGEKGPLIVFFFSFFSILMLFPLFIIFYHPMSLYQIIMLLIAGLFGTGGQFCVTAAYAHAPAGSISVYDYTQIVFSAIFGFAFLGELPDRWSLLGFAIIFAVALFMFLHHEDKTEVHVDLN, encoded by the coding sequence ATGAAATTAACATCGAAACAAAAGGGTATTATGTTTTTAATTTTGTCGGCTCTTTGCTTTGCATCGATGAATTTGTCGGCAAAGCTTGCCGGTAGTTTGCCTTCAATGCAAAAGGCTTTTTTTAGAAATCTAATAGCGGCTGCTGTATCCTTTACCGTGCTTATAAATTCAAAAGAAAAATTTCATTTGAATAAAAAAAATCTGCCCTTCTTTTTTATGAGGGCAATTTTCGGCACTATGGGGATTGTCGGAAACTTTTATGCGATAGAGCACATGCTTCTTGCGGATGCTTCTATTCTTGCAAAACTGGCTCCTTTTTTTGCCATTCTTTTTTCTTTTTTATTTTTAAAGGAAAAAATAAAACTATATCAAATCCTTGCGGTAATCACAGCTTTTTCGGCAAGCCTTCTTATAATAAAACCGGCTTTTGCAGACACAGGCCATGTGATTGCAGCTCTTGTAGGGGCGTGCGGAGGAATGATGGCCGGTGCCGCCTATACTTGCGTCCGCTGCCTTTCTCTTAAGGGTGAAAAGGGGCCTCTCATAGTCTTTTTCTTTTCATTTTTTTCGATTTTAATGCTGTTTCCGCTTTTTATCATCTTTTATCATCCGATGAGCCTTTATCAAATCATTATGCTATTGATTGCGGGCCTTTTTGGAACAGGAGGTCAGTTTTGTGTAACCGCAGCTTATGCTCATGCTCCGGCCGGTTCAATCTCGGTCTATGATTATACCCAAATAGTTTTTTCTGCAATTTTCGGTTTTGCTTTTTTAGGAGAACTTCCCGACCGATGGAGCCTTTTAGGTTTTGCCATAATTTTTGCAGTGGCTCTTTTTATGTTCTTACACCACGAAGATAAGACAGAAGTTCATGTAGATTTAAATTGA
- a CDS encoding GNAT family N-acetyltransferase has translation MIIREVTIDDYKDIRNLNKNALGYDFPLEKTKTQLEKILTGKEAKIFGAFVDNKLIGYVHIADYECSFNDSLKNIMGIAVDPSYRKQGIGRDLLTKAETWARDTGAAGIRLVSSVGRTEAHKFYEAMGYTSKKEQKNFRKIF, from the coding sequence ATGATAATACGAGAAGTTACTATAGATGATTATAAAGATATCCGGAATTTAAATAAAAATGCTCTGGGTTATGATTTTCCTCTGGAAAAAACAAAAACACAGTTGGAAAAAATTTTGACCGGCAAGGAAGCTAAAATTTTTGGAGCCTTTGTTGACAATAAATTAATCGGCTATGTACATATTGCCGATTATGAATGTTCTTTTAATGACAGTTTGAAAAATATTATGGGTATTGCCGTTGATCCCTCATATCGAAAGCAGGGAATCGGGCGTGATCTTCTTACTAAGGCTGAAACTTGGGCAAGGGATACGGGAGCCGCAGGTATAAGACTTGTTTCGAGTGTAGGCCGCACTGAAGCCCATAAATTCTACGAGGCAATGGGTTATACCAGCAAAAAAGAACAAAAAAATTTTAGAAAAATATTTTAG
- a CDS encoding prolyl oligopeptidase family serine peptidase encodes MGKYKNQNIIEERIEIEGIPCLRFYPSEISGFVQPFPTVFYYHGWSSEKNKQKLMGYVFSTLGYQVILPDAVHHGERNKFEDYDKALNEFFLPTIMQNLAEFSVLKDYAVKNCNADKNSLAVSGHSMGGFTTAGIFTHNPSVKTAVVFNGACDWQNAILQIEKEYDEAHIEFDEATKKADPAQNIGKLINRPLFLLHGIKDSLVSYKIQKQFYDSTLPLYKNKELLKLMSVERMNHYISIQMLDEAILWLNENL; translated from the coding sequence ATGGGTAAATACAAAAATCAAAACATAATCGAAGAACGTATAGAAATTGAGGGAATACCTTGTCTGCGTTTTTATCCTTCAGAAATAAGCGGTTTTGTTCAGCCTTTCCCTACCGTATTTTATTATCACGGCTGGTCTTCAGAAAAGAATAAGCAAAAGCTGATGGGCTATGTTTTTTCGACTTTGGGTTATCAGGTAATCTTACCCGATGCAGTCCATCACGGTGAAAGAAATAAGTTTGAAGATTATGATAAGGCTTTAAACGAATTTTTTTTGCCTACAATTATGCAAAACCTTGCCGAGTTTTCCGTACTAAAAGATTATGCCGTTAAAAATTGTAATGCCGATAAAAACAGCCTTGCCGTTTCAGGACATTCTATGGGAGGCTTTACTACGGCAGGAATCTTTACCCATAATCCAAGCGTAAAAACTGCGGTCGTTTTTAACGGTGCCTGCGATTGGCAAAATGCAATCCTTCAAATCGAAAAAGAATATGATGAAGCTCATATCGAATTTGATGAGGCAACAAAAAAAGCCGACCCCGCACAAAACATCGGCAAGCTTATAAACCGTCCTCTTTTCCTCTTACATGGAATAAAGGACTCCCTTGTTTCTTATAAGATTCAAAAACAATTTTACGATTCAACCTTACCGCTTTATAAAAACAAGGAGCTTTTAAAGTTAATGAGCGTCGAAAGAATGAACCATTATATAAGCATTCAAATGCTGGATGAGGCCATTCTATGGCTGAACGAAAATCTATGA
- a CDS encoding vWA domain-containing protein, which translates to MQKRKFLWILVVGFLSVFLEAEDLSLSKEDLLVIQNPKGGYHLYIKAKPDIKSVLLTETTKDPDLKLDNYAYRDPNYNEINGDEKRLLNGEFLLPEKRLYSLIDSTPEKNTPLGEAYHIWIPYIILYGYDWSRSGEIEVKDGTFFNIRTFAKPYGDYTGNFQDNPFTLRVTQKPVEKDPPPDLSYSDEAVKTFTDLADTTEGEMIYAKGPEDILSTIKEILKKGEKDHLDLLFALDSTESMKDDVEEVRKNISSMLAETLPQYKTYRIALVLYKDYREDFLVREACVFTDNLKKFEKALYGFKVFGGRDIPEAVYEGIFLGLRQSWRALDADVDKKLILIGDAPPHPKPRGKVTKEDVDKLAAEKGVKIYPIILPHSLSY; encoded by the coding sequence ATGCAAAAAAGAAAGTTTTTATGGATTCTTGTTGTCGGATTTCTTTCTGTTTTTCTTGAGGCTGAGGACTTAAGCCTTTCAAAAGAAGATTTGCTTGTTATACAAAACCCTAAGGGCGGCTACCATTTATATATAAAAGCCAAACCCGATATAAAAAGTGTGCTTTTAACGGAGACGACAAAGGATCCCGATTTAAAATTGGATAACTATGCCTACCGTGATCCCAATTATAATGAAATAAACGGAGATGAAAAAAGGCTTTTAAACGGTGAATTTTTGCTGCCCGAAAAAAGACTTTACAGTCTTATAGATTCTACTCCCGAAAAAAATACGCCTCTGGGGGAGGCCTATCATATTTGGATTCCCTATATAATTTTATACGGATATGATTGGTCGCGAAGCGGCGAAATCGAAGTAAAAGACGGAACCTTTTTTAATATACGCACCTTTGCAAAACCTTACGGAGATTATACGGGAAATTTTCAGGACAATCCTTTTACCTTGCGGGTAACCCAAAAACCTGTTGAAAAAGACCCTCCCCCTGATCTTTCGTATAGTGATGAGGCCGTAAAAACTTTTACGGATTTAGCCGACACAACCGAAGGAGAAATGATTTATGCAAAGGGGCCTGAGGATATTCTTTCAACAATAAAAGAAATTTTAAAAAAGGGAGAAAAGGACCATCTTGATTTACTCTTTGCTTTAGATTCCACCGAGAGTATGAAGGATGATGTTGAAGAAGTGCGTAAAAATATCAGCTCAATGCTTGCCGAGACTTTGCCTCAATATAAAACTTATAGAATAGCCTTGGTTTTATACAAGGATTACCGTGAAGACTTTTTAGTGAGGGAAGCCTGCGTTTTTACCGATAATTTAAAAAAATTTGAAAAAGCCTTATACGGCTTTAAAGTTTTCGGAGGGCGGGATATTCCCGAAGCCGTATATGAGGGTATCTTCTTAGGGCTTCGTCAGTCATGGCGCGCCTTAGATGCCGATGTTGATAAAAAACTTATTCTTATAGGAGATGCTCCTCCCCATCCCAAGCCTCGAGGCAAGGTAACAAAAGAAGATGTAGATAAACTTGCTGCAGAAAAGGGAGTAAAGATTTACCCCATAATATTGCCGCATTCTTTGTCGTATTAA
- a CDS encoding GNAT family N-acetyltransferase — protein sequence MKFEPIKTSRLVIVEYAPEYLNEVFAYRSLPEIYKPYTAKIDTPQVLAEYFEEQITEFDNPEGGYSVFLILLNSKVIGEITVSFWDHNNEINEIGFAVHPDYQKQGFASEALKAFIDFLFKKMKRNRIQAGCDYDNIASRKLLEKAGLKMEGHFRKSKYDNGKWVDTCYYAVLRDDL from the coding sequence ATGAAATTTGAACCTATAAAAACGAGCAGGCTGGTTATTGTTGAATATGCTCCGGAATATTTAAATGAGGTGTTTGCATACCGTTCCCTTCCTGAAATTTATAAACCTTACACTGCAAAAATAGATACCCCTCAAGTTCTTGCAGAATATTTTGAAGAACAAATTACCGAATTTGATAATCCGGAGGGCGGTTATTCGGTTTTTCTTATTCTTTTAAATTCAAAAGTAATAGGAGAAATTACTGTATCGTTTTGGGATCATAATAACGAAATTAATGAAATAGGTTTTGCCGTTCATCCTGATTATCAAAAACAGGGGTTTGCTTCTGAAGCATTAAAAGCCTTTATCGATTTTCTTTTTAAAAAAATGAAACGGAACCGTATTCAAGCAGGATGCGATTATGACAATATAGCTTCCAGAAAATTACTCGAAAAAGCAGGGTTAAAAATGGAAGGACATTTCCGCAAGTCTAAATATGATAATGGAAAATGGGTAGATACTTGTTATTATGCGGTTTTAAGGGATGATTTATAA
- a CDS encoding type II toxin-antitoxin system VapB family antitoxin, whose protein sequence is MRTTIVLNESKIQQAFALTKIKTKTELIEVAIDNLIKKYQIQDLKSYFGKCNLEIDLDTLRNRA, encoded by the coding sequence ATGAGAACAACTATTGTATTAAATGAGTCAAAGATTCAACAAGCTTTTGCATTGACAAAAATAAAAACCAAAACAGAGCTCATTGAAGTTGCCATTGATAATTTAATAAAAAAATATCAAATTCAAGACCTAAAAAGCTATTTTGGTAAATGCAACTTAGAAATAGACCTTGATACTTTAAGGAATAGAGCTTAA
- a CDS encoding PIN domain-containing protein yields the protein MVLVDTSVWIEYFRGNEQVKNLNDLIDSNTLAINDLILTELLPFIIQKKENKLKKLLLNLDRIKMNIDWNGLIQMQTLNLQNGINKVGIPDLIIAQNAIQTNLHLYSLDKHFKLMSSLFGLKLIHK from the coding sequence ATGGTTTTAGTAGATACGTCTGTTTGGATTGAATATTTTAGAGGGAACGAACAGGTTAAAAATTTAAATGACCTTATAGATTCAAATACTCTTGCGATAAATGATTTGATTTTAACAGAACTATTGCCATTTATAATACAAAAAAAAGAAAACAAGCTAAAAAAACTGTTATTGAACTTGGACAGGATAAAGATGAATATAGACTGGAACGGTTTGATTCAAATGCAAACATTAAATCTGCAAAACGGAATAAACAAAGTCGGAATTCCAGATTTGATTATAGCACAAAATGCTATACAAACCAATTTACATCTTTATAGTTTAGATAAACATTTCAAATTAATGAGCTCATTATTTGGGCTAAAACTTATACATAAATAG
- a CDS encoding asparaginase, translating to MEILLKSYRGKIEDLYTFGSIAVVDKNGKIVYSAGDPKEVSFPRSSAKLIQALVPLSLGAKEKFNLSHEEIAQICASHSGEDFHIKTVTGILKKIGLDESALKCGPHYPFKPEVELRMKVNNEKPRDIHNNCSGKHSGMLAAAVLMKASTDDYYKPQHPVQQKIREMIELICDCKIPDDNISVDGCGVPVHSLPLYNFAFGMARMADYKNLPQNLSTHAKDIIDSITACSEYTSGTDRIDHLLVKKYPEKLVVKSGANGYFGGLLPDKKYGIAVKTYDGISKTRDIVLVHLLKKLGVIDKADYEYFDNLADKNIKNHRGETAGEVVPQF from the coding sequence ATGGAAATACTTTTAAAATCTTATAGGGGCAAAATTGAAGACCTTTATACATTCGGTTCAATCGCCGTAGTCGATAAGAACGGCAAGATTGTATACTCGGCAGGAGACCCAAAGGAAGTATCCTTTCCGCGTTCAAGTGCAAAACTTATTCAGGCTCTGGTGCCTCTTTCATTGGGTGCCAAGGAAAAGTTCAATCTAAGCCATGAAGAAATAGCTCAAATCTGTGCCTCCCATTCAGGCGAAGATTTTCATATAAAAACCGTAACGGGAATATTAAAAAAGATAGGACTTGATGAAAGTGCCTTAAAGTGCGGCCCCCACTATCCTTTTAAACCGGAAGTAGAATTGAGAATGAAGGTAAATAATGAAAAACCTCGCGATATTCACAATAATTGCAGCGGAAAGCATTCCGGTATGCTGGCGGCAGCCGTATTAATGAAAGCTTCTACTGACGATTATTACAAGCCTCAGCACCCCGTTCAGCAAAAAATAAGAGAAATGATAGAGCTGATCTGCGATTGCAAGATTCCCGATGATAATATCTCGGTTGACGGCTGCGGAGTTCCGGTTCACTCCCTGCCCCTTTACAATTTTGCATTCGGAATGGCAAGAATGGCCGACTATAAAAACCTGCCTCAAAATTTATCTACCCATGCGAAGGACATAATAGATTCCATAACAGCCTGTTCCGAATACACTTCCGGCACGGATAGAATAGACCATCTCTTGGTAAAAAAATATCCCGAGAAACTTGTTGTAAAATCGGGAGCAAACGGATATTTCGGCGGCCTTTTACCCGATAAAAAATACGGCATTGCCGTCAAAACCTATGACGGAATTTCAAAAACCAGAGATATCGTTTTGGTTCACTTATTAAAAAAACTCGGTGTAATCGATAAAGCCGATTACGAATATTTTGATAATCTTGCCGATAAAAACATCAAAAATCATCGGGGTGAAACAGCAGGAGAGGTTGTTCCTCAGTTTTAA
- the rsmI gene encoding 16S rRNA (cytidine(1402)-2'-O)-methyltransferase, protein MVATPIGNLKDISFRALETFQEADFIACEDTRHTLGLLTHYEISKPLISCRAVNEAAASEKIVKLLDEGKKIAYASDAGTPAISDPGSILVRTARKAGHTIIPIPGASAFGAIMSIAGTYDKTVVFEGFLSPKAGKRKRRLQELFDFGAGFVLYESPYRIVKLLADIAEIDSNRELIIGRELTKLHEEIIKGPASEVLQNFEKRPSIKGEFSVFVTGK, encoded by the coding sequence GTGGTTGCCACTCCTATAGGCAATCTAAAAGATATCAGTTTTAGAGCTTTAGAGACTTTTCAAGAAGCCGATTTTATCGCCTGTGAGGATACGAGGCACACTTTAGGCCTTTTAACTCATTATGAGATCTCAAAGCCTTTAATTTCGTGCAGGGCTGTAAATGAAGCCGCCGCCTCCGAAAAAATTGTAAAACTTTTAGATGAAGGGAAAAAAATAGCCTATGCAAGCGACGCGGGAACACCGGCAATCAGCGATCCGGGCTCTATTTTAGTAAGGACGGCAAGGAAAGCAGGGCATACAATAATTCCGATTCCGGGTGCGTCAGCCTTTGGTGCTATAATGAGTATAGCTGGAACCTACGACAAAACGGTAGTGTTTGAGGGTTTTTTGTCGCCTAAGGCCGGAAAACGCAAACGGAGGCTTCAAGAGCTATTTGACTTTGGGGCAGGCTTTGTTTTATATGAATCCCCTTATAGAATCGTAAAGCTCTTAGCCGATATTGCCGAAATAGATAGTAACCGTGAGCTTATTATAGGGAGGGAGCTTACAAAACTCCATGAAGAGATTATCAAGGGGCCGGCAAGTGAAGTTTTGCAAAATTTTGAAAAAAGGCCCTCGATAAAAGGGGAATTTTCTGTTTTTGTTACAGGAAAATAG
- a CDS encoding flagellar biosynthesis anti-sigma factor FlgM, whose protein sequence is MIEKLGGIDPIKNLQNTQKPRRMEKVEVSDSVQVSPEAQKLSEIYFAMDAVKAAPDIRREKIEEVARKLQDPSYIDSILDQTADKILDSLGF, encoded by the coding sequence ATGATAGAAAAATTGGGCGGAATTGATCCGATCAAAAATTTACAAAACACTCAAAAACCAAGAAGAATGGAAAAGGTAGAAGTTTCCGATTCAGTGCAAGTATCTCCTGAAGCTCAAAAATTATCGGAAATTTATTTTGCAATGGATGCAGTAAAGGCTGCTCCGGATATCCGCCGGGAAAAGATAGAAGAAGTTGCAAGAAAACTTCAAGATCCTTCATATATAGACAGTATTTTGGATCAAACAGCAGATAAAATTTTAGACTCTTTGGGATTTTAA
- the gltX gene encoding glutamate--tRNA ligase, with translation MQVKVRYAPSPTGFQHIGGVRTALFNYLFARSKGGKFVLRIEDTDRTRYSEEYEQNLYDTLEWLGLEWDEGGPKGGPCAPYIQSQRFDIYRKYAQELVDKGFAYYCFCDSERLDRIRKIQTMNKMPPGYDRACRNLTDEEIKAKMDEGIPYVIRLKVPLEGSTKFTDALLGDIEWKNEDINPDQILLKSDGFPTYHLANIVDDHLMGITHVMRAQEWLPSTPMHVIMYKAFGWEPPQFCHLPMVMGNDGQKLSKRHGATSCNEFRNKGYLKEAIINYVAMLGCSYEDGRDMYSLSDLEKLFDIKHLNKAPAVFDYKKLEWFNGQYMREKTDEELFALTWPYIANSGLFGKINEEELKKAGCRFENQTYLKPTQEQKEILMKVMPLVKERLHLLSEITEMVRFLFEEPAVPPAEEIIPKKLDAETTKKVLQKAIEVMPKILGLDDHAGGEVFRAEADAMGIKMGDFMMPVRMTVTGSRISPPLVGSIQILGIEKAIKRIEKAIAERF, from the coding sequence ATGCAAGTTAAAGTCAGATATGCTCCTTCTCCCACCGGCTTTCAGCACATAGGCGGAGTCCGTACAGCCTTGTTTAATTATCTTTTTGCCCGCTCAAAAGGCGGAAAATTCGTTTTGCGTATTGAAGATACCGACAGAACAAGATACAGCGAAGAATATGAACAGAACCTTTATGATACCCTTGAATGGCTCGGCCTTGAATGGGATGAAGGCGGACCGAAGGGAGGCCCCTGTGCACCCTATATTCAGTCTCAAAGGTTCGATATTTACCGAAAATACGCCCAAGAACTTGTCGACAAGGGCTTTGCTTACTATTGCTTTTGCGATTCGGAAAGGCTCGACAGAATCCGAAAAATTCAAACAATGAACAAGATGCCTCCGGGCTATGACAGGGCTTGCCGCAATTTAACCGATGAAGAAATTAAAGCTAAAATGGATGAGGGTATTCCCTATGTTATCCGCTTAAAGGTTCCGCTTGAAGGCAGCACCAAATTTACAGATGCCCTTTTAGGCGATATTGAATGGAAAAATGAAGATATAAACCCCGACCAAATCCTTTTAAAAAGCGACGGGTTCCCGACATATCACTTGGCAAACATAGTAGATGACCACCTTATGGGCATAACCCATGTTATGCGTGCCCAAGAATGGCTCCCATCCACCCCAATGCATGTTATAATGTACAAGGCCTTCGGCTGGGAACCGCCTCAATTTTGCCATTTGCCCATGGTTATGGGAAATGACGGACAAAAGCTTTCAAAACGGCATGGAGCCACCAGCTGCAACGAATTCAGAAATAAGGGCTACCTAAAAGAAGCCATTATCAATTATGTTGCTATGCTGGGCTGCTCTTATGAAGACGGCCGTGATATGTACAGCCTTTCAGACTTGGAAAAACTCTTTGACATTAAACATTTAAACAAGGCCCCTGCCGTATTCGACTATAAAAAGCTGGAATGGTTTAACGGCCAATATATGCGGGAAAAAACCGATGAAGAACTCTTTGCTCTTACATGGCCCTACATTGCAAATTCAGGCCTTTTCGGAAAAATAAATGAAGAAGAGCTGAAAAAAGCCGGATGCCGTTTTGAAAATCAAACCTATTTAAAGCCGACCCAAGAACAAAAAGAAATTTTAATGAAGGTGATGCCTTTGGTAAAAGAGAGACTTCACCTTTTAAGCGAAATAACCGAAATGGTTCGTTTTCTCTTTGAAGAACCGGCTGTTCCTCCGGCAGAAGAAATAATACCGAAAAAACTTGATGCCGAAACTACAAAAAAAGTTCTTCAAAAGGCAATCGAAGTAATGCCCAAAATTTTAGGTCTTGACGACCATGCCGGCGGAGAAGTCTTTAGGGCAGAAGCAGATGCTATGGGTATTAAGATGGGAGACTTTATGATGCCTGTCAGAATGACCGTTACCGGCAGCAGAATAAGCCCGCCCCTTGTAGGTTCAATCCAGATTTTAGGGATAGAAAAAGCTATTAAACGCATCGAAAAAGCTATAGCAGAAAGGTTTTAA
- a CDS encoding adenylate/guanylate cyclase domain-containing protein, whose protein sequence is MNLNLQYNQNQEEADKIAASLSALQEEKLFHIDVYGLAEELSLNRETALNIFIQGVYDGFFIIDWIYHCPTCGSVAHETLSIHEAVSENYCPACQKNFNNTLDDNIEVFFSIHPNILPLDSSLKENYLAKIETDVNEGNYLTWKTPNSIKGIDLIQNNLYRDLMGSDVLIPGQSLQVMKAAILFTDIKGSTLMYSELGDAKAFALVRDHFIILFDVIKKFGGVPVKTIGDAIMGVFMNSKKAVDASIEAQKELHEHYKNNPEIEKIEVKIGIHAGPALVVTLNNRLDYFGTSVNMAARIQNAAQPNEVVISEELFNNNEIQKSIAAITNKVQRQRITFKGIKEESTIYHIKVKD, encoded by the coding sequence ATGAATTTAAATTTACAATACAATCAAAATCAAGAAGAAGCAGATAAAATTGCGGCATCCTTATCGGCACTGCAAGAAGAAAAATTATTTCACATAGATGTGTATGGTCTTGCAGAAGAATTAAGTCTAAACAGAGAAACAGCCTTAAATATTTTTATCCAAGGCGTATATGACGGTTTTTTTATAATCGACTGGATATATCATTGCCCGACCTGTGGAAGTGTAGCTCATGAAACCCTTTCAATACATGAAGCTGTTTCAGAAAACTATTGTCCGGCTTGCCAAAAAAACTTTAACAATACCTTAGACGACAATATTGAAGTTTTCTTCTCCATTCACCCGAATATACTACCCTTGGATTCTTCATTGAAGGAAAACTATCTTGCAAAAATAGAAACTGATGTAAATGAAGGAAACTATCTTACTTGGAAAACCCCTAATTCCATAAAGGGAATCGATTTAATTCAAAACAACCTTTACAGGGACCTCATGGGATCGGATGTTTTAATACCGGGGCAATCCCTCCAAGTAATGAAAGCTGCAATTCTCTTTACGGATATTAAGGGTTCAACCCTTATGTATTCGGAGTTAGGAGATGCAAAGGCCTTTGCCCTTGTCAGAGATCATTTTATAATTCTATTTGATGTAATAAAAAAGTTCGGAGGCGTACCGGTAAAAACCATAGGAGACGCAATTATGGGCGTTTTTATGAACTCTAAGAAAGCCGTAGATGCAAGCATTGAAGCGCAAAAAGAATTGCACGAGCATTATAAAAACAACCCCGAAATCGAAAAAATTGAAGTGAAAATCGGCATTCATGCAGGCCCCGCTCTGGTCGTTACCTTAAACAACCGCTTAGACTACTTCGGTACAAGCGTAAATATGGCTGCCCGTATCCAAAATGCAGCTCAGCCGAATGAGGTAGTAATTTCAGAAGAACTTTTTAACAATAACGAAATACAAAAATCCATAGCAGCAATCACAAACAAAGTTCAGCGCCAACGTATTACTTTTAAGGGAATAAAAGAAGAATCGACGATTTACCACATAAAGGTTAAAGATTAG